In one window of Candidatus Obscuribacterales bacterium DNA:
- a CDS encoding esterase-like activity of phytase family protein, with the protein MNPQHWRAGRQLSQAFMAVILAIALGLTSCAIPQVQAEDRLFLPLSVDFLGAYQLPDTRVDDIPIGGLSGLTYDRQRDRFYAISDDRSILSPARFYTLKMAIGTDGEGTPTLDQVTVENVTLLHNREGELFAANSIDPEGIALSPRSSVFISSEGSDRQAIPPSVQEFDLETGEWLSQLPIPDRYLPQEVDDQPQGVRDNLGFEALTINPGGYSTAWLEPFRLFVATESALRQDLQPSQTTSNLERLLIDEPDGTQSRNRFLHYLVGDGQSTLIAEHLYLLDADPPNTAINGLVELITLDQAGHFLSLERTFGLAGFGATLAQLATGSATDISGLESLSASVDGIEAIRKQPLFDLSTLDITLDNLEGMTLGPRLPDGSQSLILISDDNFDEAQVTQILLFRLRQG; encoded by the coding sequence ATGAACCCACAGCACTGGCGCGCAGGACGACAACTCTCCCAAGCTTTCATGGCGGTTATCCTAGCGATCGCCCTTGGATTGACCAGTTGTGCTATTCCTCAAGTTCAGGCAGAAGATCGCCTATTTTTGCCCCTCTCGGTAGACTTCTTGGGTGCCTATCAACTGCCCGATACCCGCGTTGATGATATCCCCATTGGTGGTCTATCCGGTCTGACCTACGATCGCCAACGCGATCGCTTCTATGCCATCTCCGACGATCGCAGCATCCTTTCCCCAGCCCGCTTCTATACCCTGAAGATGGCGATCGGCACCGATGGAGAAGGCACACCGACCCTCGATCAAGTCACCGTCGAAAACGTTACTCTGCTGCACAACCGTGAAGGAGAGCTCTTTGCGGCCAACAGCATCGACCCAGAAGGCATCGCCCTCTCACCGCGATCGTCTGTTTTTATATCCAGCGAAGGCAGCGATCGCCAAGCTATTCCGCCCTCCGTGCAAGAATTTGACTTAGAAACCGGCGAGTGGCTCAGCCAACTGCCTATCCCCGATCGCTACCTACCGCAGGAGGTCGATGATCAACCCCAGGGCGTGCGCGACAACCTTGGCTTTGAGGCCCTGACGATCAATCCCGGTGGCTACAGCACCGCCTGGCTAGAACCCTTCCGCCTGTTTGTTGCCACAGAGTCCGCCCTCCGTCAAGATCTACAACCCAGCCAAACTACGTCGAACCTCGAACGCCTCCTCATCGACGAACCCGACGGCACCCAGAGCCGCAACCGCTTTCTGCACTACCTAGTCGGCGATGGTCAATCTACCCTCATTGCCGAACACCTCTACCTTCTCGATGCCGACCCGCCCAATACCGCCATCAACGGCTTAGTCGAGTTGATCACCCTCGATCAAGCCGGCCATTTTCTTAGCCTAGAACGCACCTTCGGTCTGGCGGGATTTGGCGCAACCTTAGCGCAACTGGCCACCGGCAGCGCCACCGACATCTCGGGTCTAGAATCGCTCAGCGCCTCGGTCGATGGCATCGAAGCCATTCGCAAACAGCCCCTCTTCGACCTCTCCACCCTCGATATCACCCTCGACAACCTAGAAGGCATGACCCTCGGCCCCCGCCTCCCCGACGGTAGCCAAAGCCTAATCCTCATCAGTGACGATAACTTTGACGAAGCTCAAGTCACCCAGATCCTCCTCTTTCGCCTCCGTCAAGGATAG